In a single window of the Acyrthosiphon pisum isolate AL4f chromosome X, pea_aphid_22Mar2018_4r6ur, whole genome shotgun sequence genome:
- the LOC100574325 gene encoding metal-response element-binding transcription factor 2 — MWGLRLKLPPKPPRFTLPAEVPINENLLHHQLRNKLNLSILPPPKKTDLVINERLTESMYSVEGLKFLHQDSHVVMLPKGLPSIGHNVCIKSASPIVPVPRSVIERRIRQQQIETNKRSSRSSSVVTNKVKKSIKKEKVPESRSPFDLSSTESTPEKYISASEGELTSEDEPDDDEDLDDEDDIDSLRTTDLQSRRSQRLRLSVNRLLNGRPLARSSLPRETRSASSITLPLSLAPVITQPQVRTTKRRLSEKDLRVDRNGQYLVKRKRLRRNGLQNSGLTPTKRQSKTNCNGRPMYKSYSDFFANHSHSVNRPCSPENAVDSTADLKTLVHSYFGASNRIANGEEYTILCKRTNPDGSEEFLIRWD; from the exons ATGTGGGGACTCCGACTGAAGTTGCCACCTAAGCCCCCACGTTTTACGTTACCCGCAGAAGTTCCAATTAATGAGAATCTTTTGCATCACCAATTGCGCAATAAACTTAACCTCAGTATATTACCACCTCCAAAAaa GACTGATCTTGTAATAAATGAACGACTTACCGAATCAATGTATTCAGTGGAAGGATTGAAATTTTTACATCAAGATTCACATGTTGTCATGTTACCAAAAGGCCTTCCATCAATTGGACATAAT GTATGTATTAAAAGTGCCAGTCCAATTGTACCTGTTCCAAGATCTGTAATTGAAAGACGGATTAGGCAACAACAAATAGAGACAAATAAACGAAGTTCTCGAAGTTCGAGTGTGGTTACTAATAaagttaaa aaatcaataaaaaaagaaaaagttccTGAAAGTCGATCACCGTTCGATCTCAGTTCAACTGAGAGTACTccagaaaaatatatatcgGCATCTGAAGGAGAACTGACTAGTGAAGATGAACCAGATGATGATGAAGAccttgatgatgaagatgataTTGATTCGTTGCGTACAACGGACCTTCAAAGCCGCCGTAGTCAGAGACTTCGACTTAGTGTCAACCGTTTATTAAATGGACGTCCACTTGCTAGATCATCGCTTCCTCGTGAGACTCGTTCTGCTTCATCAATTACTTTGCCTCTTTCTTTAGCACCTGTAATAACTCAACCACAAGTTCGCACTACCAAACGACGTTTAAGTGAAAAAGATTTGCGTGTTGATCGTAATGGGCAGTATTTAGTTAAACGCAAGAGGTTACGTCGAAATGGCTTACAGAATAGTGGTTTGACTCCAACAAAACGTCAGTCTAAGACCAACTGTAATGGTCGTCCAATGTATAAATCGTATTCAGATTTCTTTGCAAATCACAGTCACTCTGTAAATAGACCTTGTTCACCCGAGAATGCTGTAGACTCTACAGCTGATCTTAAAACTCTTGTACATTCGTATTTCGGTGCTAGTAATAGAATTGCTAATGGTGaagaatatactatattatgcaaaaGAACTAACCCAGATGGGTCagaagaatttttaattagatgggattag